A DNA window from Microcystis aeruginosa NIES-843 contains the following coding sequences:
- a CDS encoding low molecular weight protein-tyrosine-phosphatase, with protein MPYNWQFSDDSTGQFMPYKLLFVCLGNICRSPAAENIMTYLIEQEGLGNKILCDSAGTAGYHIGSPPDSRMNTAAKKRGIPLQGTARQFTREDFENFDLILAMDKANYQDILSLDRTGKYQEKVKLMCDYARYHPEKEVPDPYYGGREGFDRVIELLLDSCGSLLEEVKNKI; from the coding sequence ATGCCCTATAATTGGCAATTTAGTGATGATTCTACCGGTCAATTTATGCCCTATAAACTACTCTTCGTCTGTTTAGGAAATATCTGTCGTTCTCCCGCTGCCGAGAATATCATGACTTATCTGATTGAACAAGAAGGATTAGGCAATAAAATCCTCTGTGATTCTGCGGGGACTGCGGGTTATCATATCGGTTCTCCTCCCGATTCTCGCATGAATACGGCGGCTAAAAAACGCGGTATTCCTCTGCAAGGGACAGCCAGACAATTTACTCGCGAGGATTTCGAGAATTTTGATCTAATCCTAGCCATGGATAAAGCCAATTATCAAGATATTTTATCCCTAGATCGGACAGGAAAATATCAAGAAAAGGTCAAGTTAATGTGTGACTATGCTCGTTATCACCCAGAAAAAGAAGTTCCCGATCCCTACTACGGTGGTCGGGAAGGTTTTGACCGCGTAATCGAGCTGCTTTTAGACTCCTGTGGCAGTCTTTTGGAGGAAGTAAAAAACAAAATTTAA
- a CDS encoding response regulator transcription factor, with the protein MPLLILIADDDPGIRLAVKDYLELAGYSVVAASNGLEALNLLDTYHPHLLVSDIKMPRLDGYSLVTKVRQQPEFRLLPVIFLTERGSTEERIRGYQVGCDIYLPKPFEMEELKAVIRNLLERSQMVQSERQYQKLKPEESPKTRDVLTSSLQDDFKLTNREREVLEHLARGLSNSEIGQKLHLSSRTIEKYVSSLLRKTTTNNRAELVRFSLEHRLID; encoded by the coding sequence ATGCCTCTTTTGATTCTAATTGCCGATGATGACCCCGGTATCCGCCTAGCGGTCAAAGACTATTTAGAATTAGCAGGTTATAGTGTGGTGGCGGCGAGTAATGGTTTGGAAGCTTTGAATTTATTGGATACCTATCATCCCCATCTTTTGGTATCGGATATCAAAATGCCGCGTTTAGACGGCTATTCTTTGGTGACTAAGGTGCGGCAACAGCCAGAATTTAGGTTATTGCCGGTAATTTTTTTAACCGAAAGAGGGTCAACAGAGGAAAGAATCCGCGGTTATCAAGTGGGTTGTGATATCTATCTTCCTAAACCTTTTGAGATGGAGGAATTAAAAGCAGTTATTCGCAATCTTTTAGAGCGATCGCAAATGGTGCAAAGTGAACGTCAATATCAGAAATTAAAACCGGAAGAAAGCCCCAAAACTAGGGATGTTTTAACTTCTTCTTTACAGGACGATTTTAAGTTAACTAATCGCGAGCGGGAAGTGTTAGAACATTTAGCCCGGGGACTTTCTAATAGTGAAATTGGGCAAAAACTGCATCTTAGTTCTCGCACGATCGAGAAATATGTTAGCAGTTTACTCAGAAAAACAACTACTAACAATCGGGCCGAATTGGTGCGTTTTTCCCTCGAACACAGATTAATCGATTAG
- a CDS encoding branched-chain amino acid ABC transporter permease translates to MTDYLVSLTIWAGIYAIFALGLNLQWGFTGLINFGHVAFATLGAYATVLLTLQGVPMIFAAIVGAILGALLGLAIGFSTLRLRADYLAIVTIGVSELIRLLVLNEDWLTKGSFGLQRYPLPLDINPSFAVKLLIIALFTLLAIFALWQLGRNLQRQWREAGQISGKSYQPTQKRALIFWGSLGAIILLFLYINGVISLNDYNYKAGLMVVVLVLLALVYTGLELLLRSPWGRILKAIREDEEIPRALGKNVFWYKLQSLMLGGAIAGLAGAFLAWQLTTIYPTNFEPLLTFNAWIIIILGGSGSNAGTLLGAVIFWAYDSLTRFILPQLDIFNDSQLGALRIMIIGLLLMVLMIWRPQGILGKKEELTLGK, encoded by the coding sequence ATGACAGATTATTTGGTTTCCTTGACAATTTGGGCGGGTATTTACGCGATTTTTGCCCTCGGTTTAAATCTACAATGGGGATTTACTGGCTTAATTAACTTTGGTCACGTTGCTTTTGCCACTTTAGGGGCTTATGCAACGGTTTTATTAACTTTACAGGGTGTACCGATGATTTTTGCCGCCATTGTCGGGGCGATCCTAGGGGCATTGTTGGGATTGGCGATCGGTTTTTCCACCCTGAGATTAAGAGCCGATTATCTAGCAATTGTCACCATCGGGGTATCTGAGTTAATTCGTTTACTGGTGCTTAACGAGGATTGGTTAACGAAAGGCAGTTTCGGACTACAACGTTATCCCCTACCTTTGGATATAAATCCCAGTTTTGCCGTCAAATTATTAATTATTGCCCTGTTTACCCTGCTTGCTATCTTTGCTCTCTGGCAATTGGGGCGCAATCTGCAACGACAATGGCGCGAAGCCGGGCAAATTAGCGGTAAAAGCTATCAACCGACGCAAAAGAGAGCTTTAATCTTTTGGGGGTCGTTAGGGGCGATAATCCTGCTTTTTCTGTATATAAACGGTGTAATTTCCTTGAATGACTATAATTACAAAGCGGGGCTGATGGTGGTAGTTTTAGTCCTCCTCGCTCTCGTTTATACTGGTTTAGAATTACTTTTGCGATCGCCTTGGGGACGCATCCTCAAAGCTATCCGGGAAGATGAAGAAATTCCCCGGGCTTTAGGAAAAAATGTCTTTTGGTATAAGTTACAATCTTTGATGTTAGGCGGTGCAATCGCTGGTTTAGCTGGGGCTTTTTTAGCATGGCAATTAACCACTATTTACCCGACTAATTTTGAACCATTATTGACTTTTAACGCTTGGATTATTATCATTCTCGGTGGCTCTGGTAGCAATGCCGGCACCTTACTAGGAGCGGTAATTTTCTGGGCTTACGATTCCCTGACTCGCTTTATTCTGCCCCAATTAGATATTTTTAATGATAGCCAATTAGGGGCTTTACGGATTATGATTATCGGTCTGCTACTCATGGTTTTAATGATCTGGCGACCCCAGGGTATCCTCGGCAAAAAAGAGGAGTTAACTTTGGGAAAATAA
- the uvrC gene encoding excinuclease ABC subunit UvrC, with product MFGNNLNSTLIQDLDRLENRLREIPLEPGVYFLRDQNGEILYIGKSKKLRSRVRSYFRPSQPLSPRIALMVRQVTEIEFIVTDTEAESLALEANLIKQHQPHFNTLLKDDKKYPYICITWSETYPRIFITRKRRINNQKDRYYGPYVDTRLLRYTLHLIKRTFPLRQRPQPLFKDRPCLNYDIGRCPGVCQKLISPQDYRETLQKVAMIFQGRTGELLEKLATKMLAASENLDFEQAATIRDQIRGLQALNTDQKVSLPDDTVSRDAIALAKDEQHCCIQLFQVRSGRLVGRLGFFADSQSANEGEILQKVLEEHYLSVEGVEIPSEILLPCELPEGEVLAGWLREKKGRKVELTVPQRQSKADLLAMVEKNALYELEKTKRSADRDLQSLQDLAVILDLPALPHRIEGYDISHIQGSNAVASGVVFIDGVAANQHYRHYKIKNPEVKIGHSDDFASLAEVIRRRFRRYAENPDNIAESDDFPDLVMIDGGKGQLSAVVAVLGEMNLLEQVKVVSLAKQREEIFLPGESSPLETDKEQPGVQLLRRVRDEAHRFAVSFHRQQRMQKSRRSRLDEIPGLGFKRQKELLAHFHSLDYIREASLEQLQQVTGIGEQLAKEIYNYFHPR from the coding sequence ATGTTCGGGAATAATCTTAACTCTACCCTAATCCAAGACCTCGATCGCCTAGAAAATCGTCTTCGGGAAATTCCCCTCGAACCGGGGGTGTACTTCCTGCGCGACCAAAATGGCGAAATTCTCTACATCGGTAAATCCAAAAAACTCCGGTCTAGAGTCCGTTCCTATTTTCGTCCCAGTCAACCCCTCAGTCCCCGCATTGCTTTAATGGTGCGACAGGTGACGGAAATTGAATTTATCGTCACCGACACGGAAGCAGAATCCTTGGCCCTAGAAGCTAATCTAATTAAACAACATCAGCCCCATTTTAATACTCTCCTCAAGGACGATAAAAAATATCCATACATTTGTATTACTTGGTCGGAAACCTACCCGCGCATTTTTATCACCCGCAAACGTAGGATAAATAACCAAAAAGACCGTTATTATGGTCCCTACGTCGATACTAGGCTGCTGCGCTACACTTTACACCTAATTAAACGCACTTTTCCCCTGCGTCAACGTCCCCAACCTCTTTTTAAAGACCGTCCCTGTTTAAATTATGATATCGGTCGTTGTCCGGGGGTTTGTCAAAAACTAATCAGTCCCCAAGATTATCGAGAAACCTTGCAGAAAGTGGCGATGATTTTTCAGGGAAGGACGGGGGAATTATTAGAGAAATTAGCGACAAAGATGCTCGCAGCGTCGGAAAACCTAGATTTTGAACAAGCGGCCACGATTAGGGATCAAATTCGCGGATTACAGGCCCTTAATACCGATCAAAAAGTCTCTTTACCTGATGATACCGTATCCCGGGACGCGATCGCTTTAGCTAAGGACGAGCAGCATTGTTGCATACAATTATTCCAAGTGCGTTCTGGTCGTTTGGTGGGACGTTTGGGATTTTTTGCCGATAGTCAGTCAGCAAACGAGGGAGAAATCCTGCAAAAAGTCCTAGAAGAACATTATTTATCGGTGGAAGGGGTGGAAATTCCTAGCGAAATCCTGCTACCCTGCGAATTACCGGAAGGTGAGGTGTTAGCGGGGTGGTTAAGGGAAAAAAAAGGTCGCAAAGTCGAGTTAACTGTCCCCCAACGGCAAAGTAAAGCGGATTTATTAGCTATGGTCGAGAAAAACGCTCTTTATGAGTTAGAAAAGACGAAAAGAAGCGCCGACCGGGATTTACAGTCTTTGCAGGATTTAGCGGTAATTCTCGATTTACCGGCACTACCCCACCGCATCGAAGGTTATGATATTTCTCATATTCAGGGTTCTAATGCAGTCGCGTCGGGAGTGGTGTTTATCGATGGGGTGGCCGCTAATCAACATTATCGTCACTATAAAATCAAAAATCCCGAGGTTAAAATCGGCCATTCCGATGATTTCGCCAGTTTAGCAGAAGTAATTCGGCGGCGTTTCCGTCGTTATGCCGAAAATCCCGATAATATTGCCGAAAGTGATGATTTTCCCGATTTGGTCATGATTGATGGGGGAAAAGGACAATTATCGGCAGTGGTGGCAGTTTTAGGGGAGATGAATTTATTAGAACAGGTAAAAGTTGTTAGTTTAGCTAAACAGAGAGAGGAGATTTTTTTACCGGGGGAATCCTCTCCTTTAGAGACAGATAAGGAACAACCCGGAGTGCAATTATTGCGTCGAGTCAGGGATGAAGCGCACCGCTTTGCTGTTAGCTTTCACCGACAACAAAGGATGCAAAAAAGTCGCCGTTCCCGTTTGGATGAGATACCGGGTTTAGGTTTTAAGCGACAAAAGGAGTTATTAGCTCATTTTCATTCTCTGGATTATATTCGCGAAGCTTCCCTAGAACAATTGCAACAGGTGACAGGAATTGGGGAACAATTAGCTAAGGAAATTTATAATTATTTTCATCCTAGGTAA
- a CDS encoding ABC transporter ATP-binding protein yields MLLSAKGLSKSFGGIRAVNNAYLDVPQGSITGLIGPNGAGKTTLFNLLSNFIRPDKGEVFLDGQPIHQLPPYQIALKGCVRTFQVARVLSRLTVLENMLLASPGQTGENFLKVWFQGAKIRQQEQENRAKALDILDSIGLGEKAQDYAGALSGGQRKLLEIGRVLMTKPKLILLDEPAAGVNPTLIAQINDHIIEWNRQGITFLIIEHNMDVIMSLCHHIWVLAEGTNLADGIPSEIQKNERVLKAYLGD; encoded by the coding sequence ATGTTACTTTCTGCCAAAGGATTATCGAAAAGTTTTGGGGGCATTCGCGCCGTCAATAATGCTTATTTGGATGTGCCGCAGGGCAGCATCACTGGGTTAATCGGTCCAAATGGAGCCGGCAAAACCACACTTTTTAACCTTTTATCTAATTTTATTCGCCCAGATAAAGGAGAAGTTTTTCTTGATGGTCAGCCCATTCATCAGCTGCCTCCCTATCAAATTGCCCTGAAAGGATGTGTGAGAACTTTTCAAGTAGCACGGGTATTATCCCGATTAACGGTGTTAGAAAATATGCTCTTAGCTAGTCCGGGGCAAACGGGAGAAAATTTTCTCAAAGTCTGGTTTCAGGGGGCAAAAATTCGCCAACAGGAACAGGAAAATCGTGCCAAAGCTTTGGACATATTAGATTCGATTGGTCTAGGGGAGAAAGCGCAGGATTATGCGGGAGCTTTATCGGGAGGACAGCGTAAATTATTAGAGATTGGCCGAGTGCTAATGACCAAGCCAAAATTAATTTTATTAGATGAACCGGCCGCCGGAGTTAATCCCACTTTAATCGCTCAAATCAACGACCATATTATCGAGTGGAATCGTCAGGGAATTACCTTTTTAATTATCGAGCATAATATGGATGTGATTATGTCCCTTTGTCACCACATTTGGGTATTAGCAGAAGGGACAAATTTAGCCGATGGTATTCCCAGCGAAATCCAAAAAAACGAGCGGGTTTTAAAGGCTTATTTAGGAGACTAA
- the rfbD gene encoding dTDP-4-dehydrorhamnose reductase, translating to MKKVLLIGAKGQVGQELQVTLPQLGEVISIGREELDLTNSQKIGQLIREIHPDYLVNASAYTAVDKAETEPDLAYSINAIAPKIMAEAAEKTKAKFLHISTDYVFDGRKNTPYLETDLTNPLGVYGQSKLRGEEEINTVNSQAIILRTAWVYGSYGKSNFVKTMVRLGKEREELKVVVDQLGSPTWAKDIATAITQLLINADNPAGIYNFTNSGVASWFDLTKAIFEEAKTSGIPLKIQRVIPITTAEYPTPAVRPAYSVLSGQKISQQLGYIPPYWRDSLKAMLTQLFNL from the coding sequence ATGAAAAAAGTTTTACTAATTGGTGCTAAAGGTCAAGTAGGACAAGAGTTACAGGTAACTTTACCGCAGTTAGGTGAAGTTATTAGTATCGGTCGAGAAGAACTAGATTTAACCAACTCGCAAAAAATCGGTCAGTTAATTAGGGAAATTCACCCCGATTATCTGGTTAATGCCTCCGCTTATACGGCAGTGGATAAAGCCGAAACTGAGCCAGATTTAGCCTATTCTATCAATGCTATAGCCCCGAAAATCATGGCGGAAGCTGCCGAGAAAACTAAAGCTAAATTTCTCCATATTTCCACCGATTATGTGTTTGATGGTCGAAAAAATACCCCCTATCTAGAAACCGATCTAACTAATCCTTTAGGGGTTTATGGACAATCAAAGTTAAGGGGAGAAGAGGAGATTAATACTGTTAATTCTCAGGCAATTATCCTGCGGACTGCTTGGGTTTATGGCAGTTATGGCAAAAGTAATTTTGTCAAAACCATGGTGAGATTAGGCAAGGAAAGAGAGGAGTTAAAAGTAGTTGTCGATCAGCTGGGAAGTCCCACTTGGGCAAAAGATATCGCCACGGCAATTACTCAGCTTTTAATTAATGCCGATAATCCCGCAGGAATCTATAATTTTACTAATAGCGGTGTCGCCAGTTGGTTTGATTTAACTAAAGCGATTTTTGAGGAGGCAAAAACAAGCGGTATTCCCTTAAAAATTCAGAGAGTAATTCCCATTACTACTGCTGAATATCCTACCCCGGCGGTGCGTCCCGCCTATTCGGTTCTTTCCGGTCAAAAAATCTCGCAACAATTGGGTTATATTCCTCCCTATTGGCGGGATTCCCTCAAAGCTATGCTCACCCAACTATTTAATCTTTAA
- the leuB gene encoding 3-isopropylmalate dehydrogenase, whose protein sequence is MTQQYRITLLPGDGIGPEILAVTVEILKVIGKKFDLQFDFQTALIGGAAIDETGSPLPEATLSACKNSDAVLLAAIGGYKWDNLPRQQRPETGLLGLRSGLGLFANLRPATIFPQLIDASTLKREIIEGVDIMVVRELTGGVYFGQPKGIFETETGEKCGVNTMVYLESEVDRIAKVAFEIAQKRGNKLCSVDKANVLDVSQLWRDRMTKMAANYPDVELSHLYVDNAAMQLVRAPKQFDTIVTGNLFGDILSDEAAMLTGSIGMLPSASLGTAGVGVFEPVHGSAPDIAGQDKANPIAQILSAAMMLKYGLNQPLAAASLEKAVEKVLALGYRTGDIFSEGMTLVGCQAMGQAILKVLES, encoded by the coding sequence ATGACGCAACAGTATCGCATTACCCTACTACCCGGCGATGGCATCGGGCCGGAAATCCTCGCTGTCACCGTAGAGATACTGAAAGTCATCGGTAAAAAATTTGACCTCCAGTTTGACTTCCAAACCGCTTTAATTGGAGGGGCTGCCATTGATGAAACCGGCAGTCCCCTCCCCGAAGCAACCCTGAGCGCCTGTAAAAATAGTGATGCTGTTCTCCTGGCCGCTATCGGGGGTTATAAATGGGATAATTTGCCCCGGCAGCAAAGGCCAGAAACGGGATTATTAGGCTTAAGATCTGGCTTAGGTCTTTTTGCTAATTTGCGTCCTGCCACCATTTTTCCGCAATTAATCGACGCTTCTACTCTCAAACGGGAGATTATCGAGGGAGTGGATATCATGGTGGTCCGGGAATTGACCGGGGGTGTTTACTTCGGTCAACCGAAGGGGATTTTTGAGACAGAAACGGGAGAAAAATGCGGTGTAAATACCATGGTTTACTTGGAATCGGAGGTGGACCGCATCGCTAAGGTAGCCTTTGAAATTGCCCAAAAACGCGGCAATAAACTCTGTTCCGTCGATAAAGCTAATGTTCTCGATGTTTCCCAACTCTGGCGCGACCGGATGACGAAAATGGCCGCTAATTATCCCGATGTGGAACTTTCCCATCTCTACGTCGATAACGCAGCCATGCAGTTAGTCCGGGCCCCCAAGCAATTTGATACTATCGTCACGGGCAATTTATTCGGTGATATTCTCTCCGATGAAGCGGCCATGTTAACTGGTAGTATCGGAATGTTACCCTCCGCTAGTTTAGGGACTGCTGGGGTGGGAGTTTTTGAACCCGTCCACGGTTCGGCCCCAGATATCGCCGGCCAAGATAAAGCCAATCCGATCGCCCAGATTCTCAGCGCTGCTATGATGTTAAAATATGGGCTAAATCAGCCTTTAGCGGCAGCATCGCTGGAAAAAGCCGTAGAAAAAGTCTTAGCTCTCGGTTATCGTACCGGAGATATTTTCTCGGAGGGTATGACCTTAGTGGGATGCCAAGCTATGGGCCAGGCCATCCTAAAAGTTTTAGAATCCTAA
- a CDS encoding glucose-1-phosphate thymidylyltransferase — MKALILSGGKGTRLRPLTYTGAKQLVPVANKPILWYGIESIVAAGITDIGIIISPETGEEIRQTTGNGEQFGAKITYIRQDQPAGLAHAVKTAQSFLGDSPFIMYLGDNLIEDDLSPFLGSFQKQSLDALILLRKVSNPSAFGVAKVDETGKVLYLVEKPKEPPSNLALVGIYFFAPTIHQAIASIQPSGRGELEITDAIQELINQNKAVEANKLLGWWLDTGKKDDLLEANRIILDTSLEIALQGEIDANSQVIGRVKIGQGSKIINSTIRGPVIIGENCHIENCFIGPYSSVANGVKLIDADVEHSVILKDATIIGIHQRIVDSVIGRRAKLEIAPQRPKALRFMIGDDSHVELV, encoded by the coding sequence ATGAAAGCACTAATTTTATCCGGTGGTAAAGGTACGAGGTTACGTCCCCTAACCTATACTGGGGCAAAACAGTTAGTTCCCGTTGCCAATAAACCGATTTTATGGTATGGAATCGAGTCAATTGTCGCCGCAGGAATTACCGATATTGGCATTATTATCAGTCCCGAAACCGGGGAAGAAATTCGTCAGACCACGGGCAATGGTGAACAGTTTGGGGCTAAGATAACTTATATTCGCCAAGATCAACCAGCCGGATTAGCTCACGCGGTTAAAACTGCCCAATCTTTCCTAGGAGATTCCCCCTTTATTATGTACTTGGGTGATAACCTAATTGAGGATGATTTATCGCCCTTTTTAGGCTCTTTCCAAAAACAGTCTCTTGACGCTTTAATTCTGTTGCGAAAAGTGTCTAATCCTAGTGCTTTTGGGGTGGCAAAAGTAGATGAAACCGGCAAAGTTTTATACTTAGTCGAAAAACCCAAAGAACCTCCCTCAAATTTAGCTTTGGTGGGGATTTATTTTTTTGCCCCCACCATTCACCAAGCGATCGCATCTATTCAACCTTCAGGCCGGGGTGAGTTAGAAATTACCGACGCTATCCAAGAATTAATCAATCAAAATAAAGCAGTAGAAGCCAATAAACTACTGGGTTGGTGGTTAGATACGGGTAAAAAAGATGACTTATTAGAAGCAAATCGGATTATCCTTGATACCAGTCTAGAAATCGCTTTGCAGGGAGAAATTGATGCTAATAGTCAGGTGATCGGACGGGTAAAAATTGGTCAGGGTAGTAAAATTATTAATAGTACCATTCGCGGCCCTGTCATTATTGGAGAAAATTGTCACATTGAGAATTGTTTTATCGGTCCCTATAGTAGTGTGGCTAATGGAGTAAAATTAATCGATGCCGACGTAGAACACAGTGTTATTCTCAAAGATGCCACGATTATTGGCATTCATCAGCGCATAGTTGATAGTGTGATCGGACGACGGGCAAAATTAGAAATTGCCCCCCAACGTCCAAAAGCTTTACGCTTTATGATCGGGGATGATTCCCATGTAGAATTAGTGTAG
- a CDS encoding Uma2 family endonuclease, giving the protein MITVEPITLNLKSVNLSDEQFYQLCHNNDDWRIEQNAEGELIIMPPIGAISGNRKSDLNGFVWLWNRQTKLGKVFSSSTIFTLPKRGKRSPDVAWIANERWEALPLEEQEKIARICPDFVIELRSRTDSLSQLQAKMQEYLDSGLRLGWLIDPISQQVAIYRQNQEVEIVSLPTTLSGESVLPGFTLELPIF; this is encoded by the coding sequence ATGATTACCGTAGAACCCATTACATTAAACTTAAAATCCGTCAATTTAAGCGATGAGCAATTTTATCAACTTTGCCATAATAACGACGATTGGCGAATTGAACAAAATGCCGAAGGAGAATTAATCATTATGCCCCCGATTGGTGCTATTAGCGGCAACCGCAAATCAGATTTAAACGGCTTTGTTTGGTTATGGAATCGTCAAACAAAACTCGGCAAAGTCTTTAGTTCTTCCACTATATTTACCTTACCCAAGAGGGGTAAACGTTCCCCTGATGTTGCTTGGATTGCTAATGAACGCTGGGAAGCTTTACCCTTAGAAGAACAAGAAAAAATTGCGAGAATTTGTCCTGATTTTGTGATAGAATTAAGATCACGCACTGATTCTTTAAGTCAACTACAAGCAAAAATGCAGGAATATCTTGATAGTGGCTTAAGATTGGGTTGGTTAATTGATCCCATTAGTCAACAGGTAGCCATCTATCGCCAAAATCAGGAAGTAGAAATCGTCTCATTACCAACCACCTTATCTGGGGAGAGCGTTTTACCTGGATTTACTTTAGAATTACCCATTTTTTGA
- a CDS encoding Uma2 family endonuclease, with protein sequence MIATTTISPQLTIPRLENGDKLTRREFEHRYNAMPNLKKAELIEGIVYIMASPLRIKNHGEPHADIIGWLSVYKAFTPNLQLGDNCTVRLDADNEPQPDALLRIKNGGQSTISEDGYVEGAPELIVEIAASTVSLDLHQKLKVYRRNQVQEYLVWRVDDGEFDWFRLTNEEYIKLEPNSEGIICSQIFPGLWLDRDALLAGDLAKVLEVLQLGMARIKN encoded by the coding sequence ATGATAGCAACTACAACGATTTCTCCTCAATTAACCATTCCACGCCTAGAAAATGGGGACAAGCTCACTCGTCGTGAATTTGAGCATAGATATAATGCCATGCCAAATCTGAAAAAAGCAGAACTCATTGAAGGAATTGTTTATATTATGGCTTCTCCCCTCAGAATTAAGAACCATGGTGAACCCCATGCTGATATTATAGGTTGGCTAAGTGTCTATAAAGCCTTTACTCCCAATCTGCAATTAGGCGATAATTGTACGGTGCGTCTTGATGCGGACAATGAACCTCAACCCGATGCACTATTAAGAATTAAAAATGGTGGACAATCAACGATTAGTGAGGATGGTTATGTCGAAGGTGCGCCAGAGTTAATCGTTGAAATTGCTGCGAGTACCGTCTCCCTTGACTTACATCAAAAACTTAAGGTTTATCGCCGTAACCAAGTGCAAGAATATCTAGTCTGGCGAGTTGACGATGGAGAATTTGACTGGTTTAGATTAACAAATGAAGAATATATTAAACTTGAACCGAACTCAGAAGGGATAATTTGTTCTCAGATATTCCCTGGATTATGGTTAGATAGAGATGCTTTACTAGCTGGTGACTTAGCCAAGGTTTTAGAGGTTTTGCAATTGGGAATGGCAAGGATAAAAAATTAA
- the rfbC gene encoding dTDP-4-dehydrorhamnose 3,5-epimerase, which translates to MKVIPTEIPDVLIIEPQVYGDDRGFFLESFNQKDFREKTGVNTTFVQDNHSMSLKNVLRGLHYQIPNPQGKLVRVVNGSVFDVAVDARQSSPTFGQWVGCILSAENKRIFWVPEGFAHGFLVLSDRAEFLYKTTNYYYPQYEKTILWNDADLGIDWPLETPPILSPKDQAGQPFKSVEVFP; encoded by the coding sequence ATGAAAGTTATTCCGACGGAAATTCCTGATGTTTTAATTATTGAACCGCAAGTTTACGGAGACGATCGAGGTTTTTTCTTGGAGAGTTTTAATCAGAAAGATTTTCGAGAGAAAACTGGGGTTAATACCACTTTTGTCCAGGATAATCACTCTATGTCCCTAAAAAATGTCCTGCGAGGATTGCATTATCAAATCCCCAATCCCCAGGGTAAACTGGTGCGAGTAGTGAATGGTAGTGTTTTTGATGTGGCCGTGGATGCGCGTCAAAGTTCCCCCACTTTTGGGCAATGGGTAGGCTGTATTTTAAGTGCGGAAAATAAACGTATTTTCTGGGTTCCCGAAGGTTTTGCCCATGGCTTTCTAGTCCTCTCCGACCGAGCAGAATTTCTCTACAAAACCACTAATTATTATTATCCCCAATACGAAAAAACCATTTTATGGAATGATGCCGATTTAGGGATTGATTGGCCCCTAGAGACCCCGCCGATTCTCTCTCCTAAAGACCAAGCTGGACAACCCTTTAAATCCGTGGAAGTTTTCCCCTAA
- the hisH gene encoding imidazole glycerol phosphate synthase subunit HisH, whose translation MTLIAVIDYDMGNLHSACKGLETVGAVPKITDSPLDLEKADAIVLPGVGSFDPAVRQIRSRHLEKPIKAAIANGKPFLGICLGLQILFETSEEGQEAGLGIIPGTVRRFRSEPGITIPHMGWNQLDFTQPDHALWQGLPPHPHVYFVHSYYVDPLDSHLTAATVTHGSQTVTAAIARDRLVAVQFHPEKSSTNGLKILANFVQQVQKLALVS comes from the coding sequence ATGACCTTAATCGCTGTCATCGATTATGACATGGGAAATCTGCACTCTGCCTGTAAAGGACTGGAAACCGTGGGTGCAGTGCCGAAAATTACCGATTCTCCCCTCGATCTGGAAAAAGCTGACGCTATTGTCTTACCCGGAGTCGGTTCTTTTGATCCTGCTGTCCGGCAAATTCGCAGCCGTCATCTCGAAAAACCGATCAAAGCGGCGATCGCTAATGGTAAACCCTTTCTCGGTATCTGTCTCGGTTTACAAATTCTCTTTGAGACATCGGAGGAAGGTCAAGAGGCGGGTTTAGGGATTATTCCGGGGACAGTGCGCCGTTTTCGCTCGGAACCTGGCATTACCATTCCCCACATGGGTTGGAATCAATTAGACTTCACCCAGCCGGATCATGCTCTTTGGCAGGGATTACCCCCGCATCCTCACGTCTATTTTGTCCATTCCTATTATGTTGATCCCCTTGATAGTCATCTAACTGCTGCCACCGTCACCCACGGCAGTCAAACGGTGACGGCAGCGATCGCTCGTGATCGTTTGGTAGCGGTGCAGTTTCACCCGGAAAAATCCTCGACTAATGGCTTAAAAATTCTGGCTAACTTTGTTCAGCAGGTGCAAAAATTAGCTTTAGTCTCCTAA